The Candidatus Omnitrophota bacterium genome has a segment encoding these proteins:
- a CDS encoding LamG-like jellyroll fold domain-containing protein, whose protein sequence is MSWPIRTSPVFKTIACVMAFVFLWQQLVWAGDLIDITMDKLNADQSQTFAPEYLQSQQAIHEDIISQQQAMEYGMNLQASLTTEQHVSDGSELEPDSLDIELQGPKGGMAPQSYGAAPYVLMGGSPDPQEEGAILSVTTAIGDVIHYKDGKIDYIEKKDASGDIIIRALQGQDLVDEDNNLLNAEIAYYDGTIEVVAVGKVINITKPDKTLIEYDDQERVQWVTYKDADGIVTLVVNYLYDQIDPVDGAMVTILSDVEKICYYGSDKKIKRVEFATGKKIKYENGILSEVREEDGTVYIYGTLVEQGESGIEYKVEIDEIADASNNRFYFEGSRISSIKFCDGTIVSDYQLDGSGNLVNGKIVYTDGSEKLIENRRIKEEKDASGFVTKYEYVDHFEGNGKEAIVTGNLDGDGKSDFIIDFGLRDGIWIKYGSGDWEQLHDLSPKSIVTGDIGGDGKDEIIIDFGSQYGVWARYSDGSWSQLHNLSPESITVGNLDGEGKDEIIIDFGPEFGIWITYSDGSWSQLHNLSPESITVGNLDGDGKDEIVIDFGPQYGIWISYSNGSWGSVSNVSPESIVVGDVNGDSKDEIIIDFGPEFGIWITYSDGSWSQLHNLSAEYIAIGDLDGDNKSDTIIDFGSQYGIWVCHGNGNWSNPHNLSPCSMTIGDSNGNDLADLIIDFGSPEGIWVAEDSANWFQLSTISPGSIISGAYESGDPKMFIYTEVSRARDFNFSLELPGDMFDVEGCLNSDYDFSTIPYFNTVTYNENGVITEIVKPDGEIICYSDGLPASVTSDVDGSAGSFDTTLYSYDLSGLDNIKEMTIIRDGIKRIYDEYGNIESLSLDDATKIVYENGQIKEIQKSDGTTIRKSNGADDMFFREGGELNDALVSYPDGSMAIYDDGELLQLINALGDITDYNDGKIRKVTLEDGTIYDWSYDGNNIVIVDNSRQERRTYLEGILLELEELAGAKLITKYYYDETSKNLIRSEICQNNDMLYTYTYTYDNGLTLVHDEDGNTQAYTKDKKLSYIVDSKGRKYSYTYVGQNEGYAEVYFPSGTKVRYALTGQIIDITKTDGTFIKDIVFDSNNVPQSFTYIKDCTTYKVEDGEIREIIYQDGSSASYYPGSFIKSTTDAAGNTTEYEYGISDTEIITSLYANGTFIDTVFTDPDPLDGLKRLELATYTDPNTTLILHSNGSNGSTYTSDSSTYNHPVTFYGNAKLSTEESEFGGSSMEFDGYGDGYGTSYVSIPDSGDWDVVADTTTPYTIDFWLNLKDLPRDPGIYYTILGQYDDSVGPDNCWSVIVDETGGITLRAKRGNFFLQANAGQVTPGDWNHIAFVKTGSSIITYLNGTKQMTYTLSDTVSISQPLEIGRNQDSGGYSYLNGYVDEIHISKGVARWTTDTFSTPDTEFSGVHKDSGTFISDPIEIDATQLGSISWDEVIPQGTDISIQTRTGNTSMPDPTWSEWSEPVTDNNGSQITSPAGKYLQYKVTLSTSDILLTSELTLTDTNGIDIAYTRGTRNPEDLTNLTSLKVTTDTVVSNYDHNGVNLNDPNDIINLDRLIFDSTELDGAKEEMPCYILNETQKGLYFDEDIIIAELTEIKGITDTTRYSQGQIIDITKTDGTFIKDIVFDSNNVPQSFTYIKDCTTYKVEDGEIREIIYQDGSSASYYPGSFIKSTTDAAGNTTEYEYGISDTEIITSLYANGTFIDTVFTDPDPLDGLKRLELATYTDPNTTLILHSNGSNGSTYTSDSSTYNHPVTFYGNAKLSTEESEFGGSSMEFDGYGDGYGTSYVSIPDSGDWDVVADTTTPYTIDFWLNLKDLPRDPGIYYTILGQYDDSVGPDNCWSVIVDETGGITLRAKRGNFFLQANAGQVTPGDWNHIAFVKTGSSIITYLNGTKQMTYTLSDTVSISQPLEIGRNQDSGGYSYLNGYVDEIHISKGVARWTTDTFSTPDTEFSGVHKDSGTFISDPIEIDATQLGSISWDEVIPQGTDISIQTRTGNTSMPDPTWSEWSEPVTDNNGSQITSPAGKYIQYRTNLTTNNNSETPRLALTSTSGVAISYTRNSVKSQDIDNLSYIKITENGITKTYNASGMNVDDPQDTISISSMLFNSTELEALKKDIPSDKLSDAQKVITIYDKGNDIPVEIVTAGQSITYFDQGFATRVVDKNGITQVIYTYDENKNVIKVEFVDARQKLEENYQKALTEITLQKELALEKLAKAEADARVDIASKSADIQIQINAERARLEQEKTKYDPNIYDLSEFDRAFSEIDDYETKLAQQTQDAYVDLDNQVVAARARIEADASTAMQDLITNDYNKILADIVQKESTPLIYQYYRKVLGRDPGDDDLLYWTDRAKTNLRPFTATEITQYLENLPEYADRQARKQSIITDITGFFTQYLSVSDTEKESMLLSLGFTPDEAGDIIQNNLTQSDIDSILSWLNGQSLHFGDSAFETVISMLKNEGIARSFEDIGKDAIKIDILTGVITKDTTGDLLISMYAMRKAAQINTLALYSNKITYDDLKDMVLRDNVIVHIDGKHYVLVTSIDDQKGTITYTDPTVSANGQEMTLSRAEFMETWRGYSLSKELPQDPAKHLNATQEKNIRGSGWWEKFWKGIVKFFQKIVAPVAAILLMIPPLAPIGAVLAGINIVIQTISFVVHTGTLMDIAWAAISGIGAALGAQILPGIFDAVGNAFGAIGSAITDIFGTVGQLFAPLNGIFQATMGVFNTLSSVVSNIATGIGNIFTPIFGEAIGSHLAIAVIETGVKLGTDFLFKSLGVDPSLASIGSALLSGAIMGALTPGDMGMNIVEEALTRGTIATAEELGRATDLDPNITHLAAMMAGTLVNGALDINGRNFTYDELMENIAPTFIREATKLGVIELGEILGVDNRLSYMASLAISSTIGTGIDSGWNPRDIFQSVTTGLLQGVTSIGINYATQELGLNPILANLGFSAIASMINSGIQATIGTPDSQTGERSNFFESIFKTYTDNILTFLGYGNAPNRGDEQFWTPIYDELGNYLRADFNQVAYDRAWGQYYWQQSTYTAQILDFTNIVKDKGLVEALDIYGTGFLNAVAVNQIVQSGNTLGNYFMNELNAGHSTIRTLQDGKQVRQVAIKDAQGNTVANVFFEEKQDGVSFYWDVVGKEEFIGDSTYISWGDPGVDAYAKLGYSDAEIYAMFDSDIQYQRVIDGQQAYVEIKDSLGNTLLVIEPTEGGHYNVYNSYGEYENAKILSTITDMKFDIVHGASSNVTIGQGAGEVGLTISSQDFSGLLFSAVENGKIVLDKLIKQPTWQGLVGIAEAAENITSPLTDVANLAINRISSGQSVDLATLASASTWQSIFVTSGFMADWANTATLLFSNSISPALAPGTEMLMNLLGSEAFREQLNNQAAETFNGYNLFEELASVALGNPGSGTIIEQIGAKSFWEWVKVTAQTAWDNRANIIAEANKFALTMLSPAMAQLDTPIGQEFIKESQDFFCLGDFTPIVSDIDPITKTLKVDPALNYANIMQQPISGTMDWITLAKFANIRWDMASQRAAQEGPRINSYITNGSLKGFSISGINDDGANLDSLTKQLSPLAVSSFGITHSAGISTLIRTAMRPERLIITDTQEKRGSLESWLQSMNYSQDKVLLVDVAQDLPYRPTDLIYLSPADIISNLATPADLVTTDINNLLSNNACNDYSSNPNNKYIYMKILSGPGVDRDISLELFPHTAAIVGALDPNAQYDVIYNGRLLEKVSLSYVYEKFLKGEEP, encoded by the coding sequence ATGAGCTGGCCGATCAGAACGAGTCCTGTCTTTAAAACAATCGCATGCGTCATGGCATTTGTCTTTTTGTGGCAACAACTTGTGTGGGCAGGGGATCTAATCGATATCACTATGGATAAGCTGAACGCAGACCAATCGCAGACCTTTGCTCCAGAGTATCTCCAAAGCCAACAGGCCATACATGAGGATATCATAAGCCAGCAGCAGGCCATGGAATATGGCATGAATCTACAGGCATCCTTGACAACGGAACAACACGTTTCCGATGGCTCAGAGTTGGAACCCGACTCTCTAGACATAGAGCTACAGGGGCCGAAAGGCGGCATGGCTCCGCAGTCCTATGGAGCAGCGCCTTATGTTTTAATGGGAGGGTCTCCAGATCCTCAGGAAGAGGGAGCAATCCTCTCAGTTACGACAGCCATAGGAGATGTTATCCATTACAAGGACGGTAAGATAGATTATATTGAGAAGAAAGATGCCTCGGGTGATATTATCATTAGGGCACTCCAGGGGCAGGATCTCGTAGATGAAGATAATAACTTGCTAAATGCGGAAATAGCCTATTATGACGGCACGATTGAGGTTGTAGCCGTCGGTAAAGTTATTAACATAACCAAGCCGGACAAGACCCTCATCGAATACGACGATCAGGAACGTGTGCAATGGGTAACATATAAGGATGCGGATGGTATCGTGACCTTAGTCGTTAACTATTTATACGACCAAATCGATCCTGTCGATGGTGCCATGGTGACGATCCTGTCCGATGTCGAAAAAATATGTTACTACGGTTCCGATAAAAAAATAAAAAGAGTTGAATTTGCTACTGGTAAAAAGATCAAGTATGAAAATGGCATCCTTTCTGAAGTAAGAGAGGAAGACGGTACTGTTTATATATATGGCACATTGGTCGAACAGGGGGAATCGGGGATCGAATATAAGGTAGAAATAGATGAAATTGCAGATGCGTCTAATAACAGGTTCTATTTTGAGGGGTCAAGAATATCTTCTATTAAATTCTGTGACGGCACCATAGTCAGTGATTACCAACTCGATGGTTCCGGTAATTTAGTCAACGGTAAAATCGTATATACTGATGGCAGTGAGAAATTGATAGAAAACCGCAGGATAAAAGAGGAAAAGGATGCAAGCGGATTTGTCACTAAATACGAATATGTTGACCATTTTGAAGGGAATGGCAAGGAGGCTATTGTTACCGGTAATTTAGATGGTGATGGCAAAAGTGATTTCATCATTGATTTTGGCCTTCGGGATGGCATTTGGATAAAATATGGTAGCGGGGATTGGGAACAGCTGCATGATCTAAGTCCAAAATCAATCGTTACCGGAGATATAGGCGGTGACGGAAAAGATGAGATAATTATCGACTTCGGTTCGCAGTATGGAGTCTGGGCAAGGTACAGCGACGGCAGTTGGTCGCAACTCCACAACTTGAGCCCTGAATCCATAACCGTTGGCAATCTCGACGGAGAAGGCAAAGACGAAATTATCATCGACTTCGGTCCAGAGTTTGGCATCTGGATAACATACAGCGATGGCAGCTGGTCGCAACTCCACAACTTGAGCCCTGAATCCATAACCGTTGGCAATCTCGACGGGGACGGCAAGGATGAGATTGTGATCGACTTCGGACCACAATACGGTATATGGATCTCATATAGTAACGGAAGCTGGGGATCTGTGAGTAATGTAAGTCCTGAATCGATTGTAGTCGGTGATGTCAACGGCGACAGCAAAGACGAAATTATCATCGACTTCGGTCCAGAGTTTGGCATCTGGATAACATACAGCGATGGCAGCTGGTCACAACTTCATAACTTGAGCGCCGAATACATTGCTATCGGCGACCTGGATGGTGATAACAAAAGCGACACCATAATCGACTTTGGGTCGCAATACGGCATATGGGTGTGCCACGGTAACGGGAATTGGTCCAATCCTCACAATCTGAGTCCCTGCTCGATGACCATAGGAGATTCGAATGGAAATGATCTTGCCGATCTCATCATAGATTTTGGTTCTCCTGAGGGGATATGGGTCGCTGAAGATAGTGCCAATTGGTTTCAACTCAGTACCATAAGTCCTGGTTCGATAATATCGGGCGCATATGAATCCGGGGATCCCAAGATGTTTATATATACAGAAGTTTCGAGGGCGCGCGATTTCAATTTCTCTCTTGAGCTTCCTGGTGACATGTTTGATGTGGAGGGGTGCCTTAATTCGGACTATGACTTTTCAACCATCCCGTATTTCAATACCGTCACCTACAACGAAAATGGTGTAATAACGGAAATAGTCAAACCCGATGGTGAGATTATATGCTATAGCGACGGCCTACCGGCAAGCGTAACAAGCGATGTCGATGGTAGTGCTGGTAGTTTTGATACCACTCTTTACAGCTATGATCTTAGCGGCCTGGATAACATAAAAGAGATGACCATAATCCGCGACGGCATAAAACGCATATATGATGAATATGGGAATATCGAAAGTTTAAGCCTTGATGATGCGACTAAGATAGTGTATGAAAACGGCCAGATAAAGGAGATCCAAAAATCCGACGGGACAACGATAAGAAAGTCAAATGGGGCGGATGATATGTTCTTCAGAGAGGGGGGAGAGCTTAACGATGCCCTCGTTTCGTATCCTGACGGAAGTATGGCCATCTACGATGACGGAGAGCTGCTACAACTTATTAACGCACTCGGCGATATTACCGATTATAACGATGGAAAGATCCGTAAGGTCACGCTCGAAGACGGCACCATATATGACTGGTCTTATGACGGCAACAATATAGTTATTGTAGATAATTCAAGACAGGAAAGAAGGACGTATCTTGAAGGCATCCTTTTAGAGCTCGAAGAGTTGGCGGGCGCTAAATTGATAACGAAATATTACTATGACGAAACCTCGAAGAATCTTATTAGATCAGAGATATGTCAGAATAACGATATGCTCTACACATATACCTATACCTATGATAACGGCCTGACGCTGGTCCATGATGAAGATGGGAATACGCAGGCCTACACAAAAGATAAGAAGCTTTCTTATATAGTAGATTCGAAAGGACGAAAATACTCATATACATATGTGGGCCAAAATGAAGGGTACGCGGAGGTCTATTTCCCGTCCGGCACAAAAGTAAGGTATGCCCTGACCGGCCAGATCATCGACATAACAAAGACCGACGGAACCTTCATAAAAGATATCGTCTTCGATTCCAATAACGTCCCGCAGAGCTTTACCTATATAAAGGATTGCACGACATATAAGGTGGAAGATGGGGAGATAAGGGAGATCATCTATCAGGATGGCTCCAGCGCTTCATATTATCCCGGCAGTTTCATAAAGTCGACGACCGACGCAGCCGGCAATACAACAGAATACGAATACGGTATAAGCGACACAGAGATAATAACCAGTTTATACGCAAACGGCACATTCATTGATACCGTCTTCACCGATCCCGATCCCTTAGACGGCCTGAAACGCCTCGAGCTTGCAACCTATACAGACCCGAATACCACGCTTATCCTTCATTCTAATGGTTCTAACGGTTCAACATACACGTCAGACAGCTCCACCTACAATCACCCCGTAACGTTCTATGGGAACGCTAAACTGAGCACAGAGGAGTCGGAATTCGGCGGCTCGAGCATGGAGTTCGATGGATACGGCGATGGTTATGGTACAAGCTATGTTAGCATACCTGATTCAGGGGACTGGGATGTAGTCGCTGACACAACAACCCCATACACCATCGACTTCTGGCTTAATCTGAAAGACCTTCCGCGCGATCCCGGTATCTATTATACAATTCTGGGTCAATATGATGATTCAGTAGGTCCTGATAATTGTTGGAGCGTCATTGTTGATGAAACTGGTGGAATAACTTTACGTGCGAAAAGAGGCAATTTCTTTTTGCAGGCCAATGCCGGACAGGTTACACCAGGTGATTGGAACCACATAGCATTCGTTAAAACAGGTTCTTCCATTATTACCTACCTGAATGGTACAAAACAGATGACGTATACATTATCCGATACGGTTTCCATATCCCAGCCGTTAGAGATAGGGCGCAATCAGGATAGCGGTGGCTATAGTTATCTTAACGGATATGTGGATGAGATACATATATCCAAAGGTGTGGCGCGCTGGACAACCGATACCTTTAGCACACCCGATACCGAATTCTCCGGTGTTCATAAAGACTCAGGGACATTCATCTCTGACCCTATAGAGATCGATGCCACTCAGCTCGGTTCGATCAGCTGGGACGAAGTTATACCTCAAGGCACCGACATATCCATACAGACGAGGACCGGCAACACGTCTATGCCCGATCCCACGTGGAGTGAGTGGTCAGAACCGGTGACGGATAATAACGGTTCCCAGATCACTTCACCCGCAGGGAAGTATCTGCAATATAAGGTTACACTTTCAACTTCGGACATATTGTTAACCTCTGAGCTTACCCTGACCGATACGAACGGAATAGATATCGCCTATACAAGAGGTACAAGAAATCCAGAAGATCTTACTAATCTCACTTCTTTAAAGGTTACGACGGATACCGTTGTTTCAAACTATGACCATAACGGTGTTAATCTTAATGACCCGAATGATATTATAAATTTAGACCGGCTGATATTCGATTCTACGGAGTTGGATGGTGCAAAAGAGGAGATGCCATGCTATATATTAAATGAGACGCAGAAAGGGCTATATTTTGATGAAGACATTATAATCGCCGAGCTTACAGAGATCAAGGGCATTACTGATACAACACGTTATTCGCAAGGCCAGATCATCGACATAACAAAGACCGACGGAACCTTCATAAAAGATATCGTCTTCGATTCCAATAACGTCCCGCAGAGCTTTACCTATATAAAGGATTGCACGACATATAAGGTGGAAGATGGGGAGATAAGGGAGATCATCTATCAGGATGGCTCCAGCGCTTCATATTATCCCGGCAGTTTCATAAAGTCGACGACCGACGCAGCCGGCAATACAACAGAATACGAATACGGTATAAGCGACACAGAGATAATAACCAGTTTATACGCAAACGGCACATTCATTGATACCGTCTTCACCGATCCCGATCCCTTAGACGGCCTGAAACGCCTCGAGCTTGCAACCTATACAGACCCGAATACCACGCTTATCCTTCATTCTAATGGTTCTAACGGTTCAACATACACGTCAGACAGCTCCACCTACAATCACCCCGTAACGTTCTATGGGAACGCTAAACTGAGCACAGAGGAGTCGGAATTCGGCGGCTCGAGCATGGAGTTCGATGGATACGGCGATGGTTATGGTACAAGCTATGTTAGCATACCTGATTCAGGGGACTGGGATGTAGTCGCTGACACAACAACCCCATACACCATCGACTTCTGGCTTAATCTGAAAGACCTTCCGCGCGATCCCGGTATCTATTATACAATTCTGGGTCAATATGATGATTCAGTAGGTCCTGATAATTGTTGGAGCGTCATTGTTGATGAAACTGGTGGAATAACTTTACGTGCGAAAAGAGGCAATTTCTTTTTGCAGGCCAATGCCGGACAGGTTACACCAGGTGATTGGAACCACATAGCATTCGTTAAAACAGGTTCTTCCATTATTACCTACCTGAATGGTACAAAACAGATGACGTATACATTATCCGATACGGTTTCCATATCCCAGCCGTTAGAGATAGGGCGCAATCAGGATAGCGGTGGCTATAGTTATCTTAACGGATATGTGGATGAGATACATATATCCAAAGGTGTGGCGCGCTGGACAACCGATACCTTTAGCACACCCGATACCGAATTCTCCGGTGTTCATAAAGACTCAGGGACATTCATCTCTGACCCTATAGAGATCGATGCCACTCAGCTCGGTTCGATCAGCTGGGACGAAGTTATACCTCAAGGCACCGACATATCCATACAGACGAGGACCGGCAACACGTCTATGCCCGATCCCACGTGGAGTGAGTGGTCAGAACCGGTGACGGATAATAACGGTTCCCAGATCACTTCACCTGCAGGAAAGTATATTCAGTATAGAACTAATTTAACTACAAACAATAATTCGGAAACTCCCCGACTTGCCTTGACGAGTACAAGCGGTGTAGCCATAAGCTATACCCGTAATTCAGTAAAGTCGCAGGATATCGATAACCTTTCTTATATAAAGATTACAGAAAACGGCATTACGAAAACCTATAATGCCAGCGGCATGAATGTCGACGATCCGCAGGATACGATCAGTATAAGCAGCATGCTTTTCAATTCGACCGAATTGGAAGCGTTGAAAAAAGATATTCCTTCCGATAAGCTCAGCGATGCGCAGAAGGTCATAACGATCTATGATAAGGGCAATGATATTCCCGTAGAGATAGTGACGGCAGGACAGTCGATAACCTATTTCGACCAGGGTTTTGCCACCAGGGTAGTGGATAAGAACGGAATAACGCAAGTCATCTATACCTACGACGAGAATAAGAACGTTATCAAGGTTGAATTTGTCGACGCCCGGCAAAAACTTGAAGAGAATTATCAGAAAGCCCTAACTGAAATAACTCTGCAGAAGGAGTTGGCTTTAGAGAAACTTGCCAAAGCGGAGGCCGATGCGCGGGTCGATATCGCCTCAAAATCGGCCGATATCCAGATACAGATTAATGCGGAAAGGGCGCGCCTGGAGCAAGAGAAGACAAAATACGACCCCAACATATATGACCTGTCAGAGTTCGATAGGGCATTTAGCGAGATCGATGATTATGAAACAAAACTTGCTCAACAGACGCAGGATGCATATGTAGATTTGGACAATCAGGTAGTGGCGGCGCGTGCCCGCATAGAGGCCGATGCCAGCACTGCAATGCAGGACCTTATCACGAATGATTACAATAAGATCCTTGCCGACATTGTTCAAAAAGAGAGTACCCCATTGATTTACCAGTATTATCGAAAGGTTTTGGGGAGAGATCCGGGGGATGACGATTTATTATATTGGACTGACAGGGCAAAGACGAACTTAAGGCCGTTTACAGCCACTGAGATAACTCAATATCTGGAGAACCTGCCGGAATACGCTGATAGACAAGCGAGAAAACAGAGCATAATAACAGATATCACAGGTTTCTTTACCCAATATTTATCTGTCTCAGATACAGAAAAAGAGTCCATGCTTTTATCCTTAGGTTTTACACCTGATGAAGCCGGCGATATCATCCAGAATAACCTTACCCAGAGCGATATCGACTCCATCCTCTCGTGGCTGAACGGCCAATCCCTGCACTTCGGGGACAGCGCCTTTGAGACGGTTATCTCTATGCTGAAGAATGAAGGAATAGCAAGGTCCTTCGAGGATATAGGCAAAGACGCCATAAAGATAGATATCCTGACGGGCGTGATCACAAAGGATACAACGGGCGATCTCTTGATATCGATGTACGCCATGCGCAAAGCCGCTCAAATAAATACCCTCGCTTTATATAGCAACAAGATTACATACGACGATTTAAAGGATATGGTCTTGCGGGATAATGTCATCGTCCATATAGACGGCAAGCATTATGTGCTGGTGACAAGCATAGATGACCAGAAGGGCACCATTACTTATACAGACCCAACAGTGAGTGCGAATGGCCAAGAGATGACCCTCTCGAGAGCTGAATTCATGGAGACGTGGAGAGGATATTCTCTTTCGAAAGAGTTGCCGCAGGATCCCGCCAAGCACCTTAATGCAACGCAGGAGAAAAATATACGCGGCAGCGGCTGGTGGGAAAAATTCTGGAAGGGGATCGTCAAGTTTTTCCAGAAGATAGTCGCGCCAGTTGCGGCCATCCTTTTGATGATACCTCCATTGGCACCCATAGGAGCCGTGCTTGCCGGCATTAATATAGTGATACAAACGATCTCTTTTGTCGTACATACAGGTACGCTTATGGATATTGCCTGGGCCGCTATAAGCGGAATAGGCGCGGCCTTAGGCGCGCAGATCCTGCCGGGTATTTTTGACGCTGTCGGCAATGCCTTTGGTGCTATAGGAAGTGCGATAACAGATATATTTGGAACAGTAGGACAGTTATTCGCACCGCTGAATGGTATTTTTCAGGCAACGATGGGAGTATTTAATACGCTCTCCTCTGTGGTTTCTAATATCGCGACAGGTATTGGAAATATTTTTACACCAATATTCGGAGAAGCTATCGGTAGCCATTTAGCCATAGCCGTTATCGAAACGGGGGTTAAGCTAGGTACAGATTTTCTATTTAAAAGCTTGGGTGTCGACCCATCTTTGGCAAGTATAGGTAGTGCGTTATTGTCCGGCGCTATCATGGGAGCGTTAACCCCGGGCGATATGGGTATGAATATTGTTGAAGAAGCGCTTACGCGTGGCACTATTGCAACAGCTGAAGAACTAGGCCGAGCGACAGATCTTGATCCTAACATAACTCATCTTGCGGCTATGATGGCGGGAACTTTAGTAAATGGAGCGCTCGATATAAATGGTAGGAATTTCACATATGATGAGCTTATGGAAAATATAGCCCCTACATTTATAAGAGAAGCTACTAAACTAGGCGTAATTGAGCTCGGCGAGATTCTTGGCGTAGACAACCGTTTATCTTACATGGCTTCATTAGCTATAAGTTCAACAATAGGTACAGGCATTGATTCGGGATGGAATCCTCGAGATATATTCCAAAGTGTTACGACGGGTCTATTGCAGGGCGTTACCTCAATAGGAATAAATTATGCTACGCAGGAGCTGGGATTAAATCCTATTTTAGCCAACCTTGGGTTTAGCGCCATTGCGTCTATGATAAACTCAGGCATACAAGCAACGATCGGTACTCCAGACTCACAAACAGGGGAGAGGTCTAATTTCTTCGAGTCTATCTTTAAAACATATACAGATAACATATTAACTTTCTTGGGGTATGGAAATGCTCCTAATAGAGGTGACGAGCAATTCTGGACGCCTATTTATGATGAATTAGGTAACTATTTACGTGCAGACTTTAACCAGGTTGCTTATGATAGGGCGTGGGGTCAATATTATTGGCAACAGTCGACTTATACTGCTCAGATTTTAGACTTTACTAATATTGTAAAAGACAAAGGTTTGGTAGAGGCTTTGGATATCTACGGAACAGGTTTCTTAAATGCGGTAGCAGTGAATCAGATTGTTCAATCTGGTAATACGTTAGGTAACTACTTTATGAACGAACTTAATGCAGGACATTCTACTATAAGAACACTACAAGACGGCAAGCAAGTGAGACAAGTTGCTATTAAAGATGCTCAGGGTAATACCGTCGCTAATGTCTTCTTTGAAGAAAAACAGGATGGGGTATCATTCTATTGGGATGTTGTTGGAAAAGAAGAATTTATAGGAGACAGCACATATATTAGTTGGGGTGACCCAGGTGTAGATGCCTATGCGAAGCTTGGTTATTCAGACGCAGAGATATACGCTATGTTTGACTCCGATATTCAATATCAACGTGTTATAGACGGACAGCAGGCGTATGTTGAGATAAAGGACTCATTAGGGAATACACTTCTCGTAATAGAGCCGACAGAGGGTGGGCATTACAACGTATATAATTCATACGGAGAGTATGAAAATGCGAAGATATTAAGTACTATTACCGATATGAAATTTGATATTGTTCATGGCGCTTCCAGTAACGTCACCATAGGACAAGGCGCTGGAGAAGTAGGCCTTACTATATCCAGTCAGGATTTTAGTGGTTTATTGTTCAGCGCTGTTGAAAACGGAAAGATAGTTTTAGACAAATTGATTAAACAGCCCACATGGCAAGGGTTGGTCGGAATAGCCGAAGCCGCCGAAAATATAACGTCTCCTCTAACAGACGTAGCAAATCTCGCAATTAACAGAATCAGTTCTGGTCAATCGGTAGACCTTGCCACCCTTGCCTCTGCATCTACCTGGCAGAGCATATTTGTAACATCTGGCTTTATGGCAGACTGGGCGAATACCGCAACCTTGCTCTTTTCAAATTCCATAAGTCCTGCACTTGCTCCCGGAACGGAAATGCTAATGAACCTACTTGGTAGTGAGGCGTTCCGTGAACAGCTTAACAATCAAGCTGCAGAAACATTTAACGGATATAATTTATTTGAAGAACTTGCCTCGGTGGCATTGGGTAATCCAGGTTCGGGCACCATAATAGAACAGATTGGAGCAAAGAGTTTTTGGGAATGGGTGAAAGTCACTGCTCAAACCGCGTGGGATAATAGAGCTAACATAATAGCCGAAGCTAACAAATTTGCACTCACTATGTTAAGTCCAGCAATGGCTCAACTCGATACCCCTATAGGACAGGAGTTTATAAAGGAATCTCAAGATTTCTTCTGTCTTGGTGATTTTACGCCAATAGTATCAGATATTGATCCGATTACAAAAACACTAAAAGTAGACCCGGCGTTAAATTATGCCAATATTATGCAGCAACCCATATCCGGCACAATGGACTGGATTACGCTTGCTAAATTTGCTAATATAAGGTGGGATATGGCGTCACAACGTGCAGCTCAGGAAGGCCCGCGGATAAATAGCTATATCACAAACGGAAGCCTTAAAGGCTTTTCTATATCAGGAATAAATGATGATGGAGCTAATCTAGATTCGTTAACTAAACAACTATCACCACTTGCTGTAAGCTCTTTTGGTATAACACATAGTGCTGGCATATCAACTCTTATTAGGACAGCTATGAGACCAGAGCGACTTATTATAACCGATACTCAAGAGAAGAGAGGATCTCTAGAAAGCTGGCTCCAGAGTATGAACTATTCTCAAGATAAAGTATTGCTTGTTGATGTAGCGCAAGATCTGCCATATAGGCCAACAGATTTGATATACCTAAGTCCAGCGGATATTATCAGCAATCTCGCTACCCCAGCCGATCTAGTAACGACAGATATAAATAATCTCTTGAGTAACAATGCATGTAACGATTATAGTAGCAATCCGAACAATAAGTACATTTATATGAAAATATTATCTGGACCAGGAGTAGATCGTGATATTAGTCTCGAACTTTTTCCTCACACAGCGGCCATTGTAGGAGCATTGGATCCGAATGCCCAATATGATGTAATATATAACGGCCGATTGCTAGAAAAGGTTTCCCTATCTTATGTCTATGAAAAGTTTTTGAAGGGAGAAGAACCATGA